In the Arachis ipaensis cultivar K30076 chromosome B10, Araip1.1, whole genome shotgun sequence genome, one interval contains:
- the LOC107620410 gene encoding putative F-box protein At1g67623, whose protein sequence is MTIDCSSKIAFIPNDIWVAITIKVASDSIRDLCSLRMTCKAARNAGDTDIVRRSVSIPPPHATPWWWCLSPEAKRFFDRCIVAGHPELLFREALRELFIRRNENIGLQMLNSAASTGHAAAKYALTMTLLLRTDDNDEKQKGLELYRKLDATGSLAEGKAKCFSILTMSWSGEVQMPRIEEQHTLCSSPRCSTRGHMPLLYDYRRRAAERNSVHAFGGAAHIPCIQCCADYDLQAFVNLP, encoded by the coding sequence ATGACAATCGACTGTTCCTCAAAAATCGCTTTCATTCCCAACGACATCTGGGTAGCAATAACCATTAAAGTTGCGTCAGACTCCATTCGCGACCTGTGCAGTCTCAGAATGACCTGTAAGGCTGCACGCAATGCGGGAGACACCGATATTGTTCGCCGGAGTGTTTCCATCCCACCGCCGCATGCCACGCCGTGGTGGTGGTGCCTCAGCCCGGAGGCCAAGAGATTCTTTGATCGATGCATCGTAGCTGGCCATCCAGAGCTTCTGTTTCGGGAGGCACTTCGGGAACTCTTCATCAGACGTAACGAAAACATTGGCCTCCAGATGCTGAATAGTGCAGCAAGTACAGGCCATGCAGCAGCCAAATACGCACTGACCATGACCTTGCTGCTTCGAACGGACGACAACGACGAAAAACAAAAAGGGCTGGAACTGTATCGCAAGCTTGATGCAACTGGTTCACTCGCTGAGGGTAAGGCAAAGTGCTTTTCAATTCTGACAATGTCGTGGTCGGGTGAGGTCCAAATGCCCCGTATAGAAGAACAACACACCCTATGTTCCTCACCTAGGTGCTCCACCAGGGGCCACATGCCTCTTCTCTATGACTATCGCAGACGTGCAGCAGAGCGAAACTCCGTCCATGCTTTCGGAGGGGCCGCTCATATCCCCTGCATCCAATGTTGCGCAGACTACGACCTGCAAGCCTTCGTCAACCTTCCATGa